A genomic window from Luteolibacter sp. LG18 includes:
- a CDS encoding MFS transporter: protein MSSTTADPSIEPNAKRLLWAGFTAILATGVGFSVRGGVLGQWADQFGFTMTELGTITGGGLTGFGLVIILSSLIADKIGYGKLMSLAFLLHFVSAVLTLATPAFFASGGKDSAYWCLFSAMFIFAVGNGICEAVVNPLTATLFPKQQTHYLNILHAGWPAGLVLGSVASALMSKHTDAAGNVTAAAVDWKIQMSLFLLPVVAYGLMMMGQRFPKSHASVAGVPLGQMIGTLLTPLMLVLLLIHALVGYVELGTDSWISKITGAIMDSPQKGLMLFSYTSLLMFVLRFCAGPIVHRISPIGLLLISAALGCLGLNLLGGATTVAMCVIAATVYALGKTFLWPTMLSVASERFPKSGAIGIGLMGGVGMLSAGLLGGPAIGFKQDYNASHHLEQQAPATYGRYKADKENTFAGLKTVGLDGAKVGVLEDDGKELARTGELLAKAGTPDKNHDQLDAWWQAAKADAAADKPLVKDAGLYGGRMALKLTSVVPATMGLLYLGLLIYFKSIGGYRRLHVNDEEPATGF from the coding sequence ATGAGCAGTACCACCGCAGATCCATCAATTGAGCCCAATGCCAAACGGCTACTCTGGGCTGGCTTCACCGCCATCCTGGCAACCGGCGTCGGCTTTTCCGTCCGCGGCGGCGTCCTCGGCCAATGGGCAGACCAGTTCGGCTTCACCATGACCGAGCTCGGCACCATCACCGGTGGCGGCCTGACCGGCTTCGGATTGGTGATCATCCTCTCCAGCTTGATCGCCGATAAGATCGGTTACGGCAAGCTGATGAGCCTGGCCTTCCTGCTCCATTTCGTTTCCGCCGTGCTCACGCTCGCGACGCCGGCGTTCTTCGCCTCGGGCGGCAAGGACTCCGCCTACTGGTGTCTCTTCTCGGCGATGTTCATCTTCGCGGTCGGCAACGGCATCTGCGAAGCGGTGGTCAATCCGCTCACCGCCACGCTGTTCCCGAAACAGCAGACGCATTACCTCAACATTCTCCATGCCGGTTGGCCCGCAGGCCTCGTCCTGGGCAGCGTGGCCTCCGCGCTGATGTCCAAACACACCGACGCCGCGGGCAACGTGACCGCCGCCGCCGTGGACTGGAAGATCCAGATGTCGCTGTTCCTCCTTCCGGTGGTCGCCTACGGCCTGATGATGATGGGCCAGCGCTTCCCGAAATCCCACGCTTCCGTGGCAGGTGTGCCACTCGGCCAGATGATCGGCACGCTGCTCACGCCGCTGATGCTCGTCCTGCTGCTCATCCACGCGCTCGTCGGCTACGTGGAGCTCGGCACCGACTCCTGGATCAGCAAGATCACCGGCGCGATCATGGACAGCCCGCAGAAGGGCCTGATGCTCTTCTCCTACACCTCCCTGCTGATGTTCGTGCTGCGCTTCTGCGCCGGCCCGATCGTCCACCGCATCTCCCCGATCGGCTTGCTGCTGATCAGCGCCGCGCTGGGCTGCCTCGGCCTCAATCTCCTCGGCGGTGCGACCACCGTCGCCATGTGCGTGATCGCCGCCACCGTCTACGCGCTCGGCAAGACCTTCCTCTGGCCGACGATGCTCTCGGTGGCCTCCGAGCGTTTCCCGAAATCCGGCGCCATCGGCATCGGCCTGATGGGCGGCGTGGGCATGCTTTCCGCCGGTCTCCTCGGTGGCCCGGCCATCGGTTTCAAGCAGGACTACAATGCTTCCCACCACCTTGAGCAGCAGGCTCCGGCCACCTACGGCCGCTACAAGGCGGACAAGGAGAACACCTTCGCCGGACTGAAGACCGTGGGTCTTGACGGTGCCAAGGTGGGCGTCCTCGAAGACGACGGCAAGGAACTCGCCCGCACCGGCGAACTGCTCGCGAAGGCGGGCACGCCCGACAAGAACCACGACCAGCTCGACGCCTGGTGGCAAGCCGCCAAGGCTGACGCCGCCGCGGACAAGCCGCTGGTGAAGGATGCCGGCCTCTACGGCGGCCGCATGGCCCTCAAGCTGACGTCTGTCGTGCCGGCCACCATGGGCCTGCTCTATCTGGGCCTGCTGATCTACTTCAAGTCCATCGGTGGCTACCGCCGCCTGCACGTGAACGACGAAGAACCGGCGACCGGTTTCTAA
- a CDS encoding transglutaminase-like domain-containing protein, translating to MRPNTPPPFLLAAALLFWSAMTDQWLIGVSLAVVVELAQWVRLRWDFRDAAFLRAWHLTVLLVAARMVLTFFEGNRTQIVQQLIVWGPALFFPLQFAQSYGTKETMPLYTFSIVARKRWERNRKLGLGGNPLELPFGHIYLGIILIASTLGKPEEPRSPWFFLVGLLLILGWALLALRNARKMMIIACLALAGGMGVSGMFTLKFLYGWAIRGARGGGGDGFDPNYYKTAIGDLGELKQSSDILWRMKTLQGPTPPLLRTTLYNQYDGGAWVCRVPQPTAVIDTTFNEVRNIEPLPGKVYYLKYRANEATPAAIEAAISDSLPRISLRGAAKLRMPLPVPGHFSSLTGFDLDTVERNDLSTLRVEPKDPVISGTVLWDPKTSPDRPPWDQRPAPGTFVSDLKVPQDEINAVHTTAQQLGLANLPLQQQLTTLKGFFQSEFHYTRYLSIKAPNRSKGEADSAIAKFLTTERRGHCEYFATAATLILRDAGVPTRYAVGYAVMELDPARREAVIRGTHAHAWCRVWDDNAKCWIDFDPTPVNWLANEPSRQGWGQAFDDWLQRLREDFFIWRNDPGNTGLVTLIVATFGTAGAIAIFRGLWRSRRRIEKSSGRAPLQPAFRTPLHDLEPLARKLLGNRPPGMPYSKWLEGLRKHLPENEELGEAIRLHQRVRFDPETAPDEVLSRLATLQRSMRATLKGGRKSVG from the coding sequence ATGCGTCCGAACACCCCGCCCCCGTTCCTGCTCGCCGCCGCGCTCCTGTTCTGGAGCGCGATGACGGACCAGTGGCTGATCGGCGTGAGCCTGGCGGTCGTCGTCGAACTGGCCCAATGGGTGCGGCTGCGCTGGGACTTCCGGGACGCCGCGTTCCTCCGGGCATGGCATCTCACCGTGCTGCTGGTGGCGGCGCGGATGGTGCTCACGTTTTTCGAAGGCAACCGCACCCAGATCGTCCAGCAACTGATCGTGTGGGGACCGGCGTTGTTCTTCCCGCTCCAATTCGCCCAGTCCTACGGCACGAAGGAGACGATGCCGCTTTACACGTTCTCGATCGTGGCCCGGAAACGATGGGAACGAAACCGCAAGCTGGGCCTCGGTGGCAACCCGCTGGAGCTCCCCTTCGGCCACATCTATCTCGGCATCATCCTGATCGCCTCCACCTTGGGAAAACCCGAGGAACCCCGTTCGCCGTGGTTCTTCCTGGTGGGTCTGCTGCTGATTCTCGGCTGGGCCCTGCTGGCGCTGCGCAACGCGCGGAAGATGATGATCATCGCCTGCCTCGCCCTCGCCGGCGGGATGGGAGTGAGCGGCATGTTCACCCTGAAATTTCTCTACGGCTGGGCCATCCGCGGTGCCCGTGGAGGAGGCGGGGACGGGTTCGATCCGAACTACTATAAAACCGCCATCGGAGACCTGGGAGAACTCAAGCAGTCCTCCGACATCCTCTGGCGGATGAAAACCCTGCAAGGCCCCACCCCGCCGCTGCTGCGGACCACCCTGTACAATCAATACGACGGCGGCGCGTGGGTATGCCGCGTTCCCCAGCCGACCGCGGTGATCGACACCACTTTCAACGAAGTGCGGAACATCGAGCCATTGCCCGGCAAGGTATACTATCTCAAATACCGCGCCAACGAGGCCACCCCGGCCGCGATCGAGGCCGCCATTTCCGACAGCCTGCCGCGGATCTCGCTGCGCGGGGCGGCGAAGCTGCGGATGCCGCTGCCGGTCCCCGGCCACTTCAGCAGCCTCACCGGATTCGATCTAGACACCGTGGAGCGAAACGACCTCTCCACGTTGCGGGTGGAACCCAAGGACCCGGTGATCAGCGGCACCGTGCTGTGGGACCCCAAAACCAGCCCGGACCGGCCACCGTGGGACCAGCGTCCGGCTCCAGGCACCTTCGTGTCCGATTTGAAGGTGCCTCAGGATGAAATCAACGCCGTCCACACCACGGCCCAGCAACTTGGCCTGGCCAATCTGCCGCTCCAGCAGCAACTGACGACGCTCAAAGGCTTCTTCCAGAGCGAATTCCACTACACCCGCTACCTCTCGATCAAGGCCCCGAACCGCAGCAAGGGCGAGGCCGACAGCGCGATCGCCAAATTCCTCACCACCGAGCGCCGGGGCCACTGCGAGTACTTCGCCACCGCCGCCACCCTGATCCTGCGGGACGCCGGGGTGCCCACCCGCTACGCGGTCGGCTATGCCGTCATGGAACTCGACCCGGCCCGCAGGGAAGCCGTGATCCGCGGCACCCACGCCCACGCCTGGTGCCGGGTCTGGGACGACAACGCGAAATGCTGGATCGATTTCGACCCGACCCCGGTGAACTGGCTGGCCAACGAACCGAGCCGCCAGGGTTGGGGCCAGGCCTTCGATGACTGGCTCCAACGGCTGCGGGAGGACTTTTTCATCTGGCGGAACGATCCGGGCAACACCGGCCTGGTCACCTTGATCGTAGCCACCTTCGGCACCGCGGGAGCCATCGCCATCTTCCGCGGCCTGTGGCGGTCGCGCCGCCGGATCGAAAAATCGTCCGGCCGCGCCCCCCTCCAACCCGCGTTCCGCACCCCGCTCCACGATCTTGAGCCGCTCGCCCGGAAACTCCTCGGAAACCGCCCTCCCGGCATGCCCTATTCGAAGTGGCTGGAAGGACTTCGGAAGCATTTGCCCGAAAACGAGGAACTCGGTGAGGCCATCCGCTTGCACCAACGGGTGCGCTTCGACCCGGAAACCGCCCCGGATGAAGTCCTGTCCCGGCTCGCCACCCTCCAGCGCTCCATGAGAGCCACGCTCAAGGGGGGACGAAAATCCGTCGGGTGA
- a CDS encoding DUF58 domain-containing protein — MKEAPKARTADALLRRLHRTYWRGAALNYFFARRVRATGFGVGIALAVTTVLGVAQPENQQQFHVYLVFSLTAALFAMALPLAFFRKPGALEARRELPRYATAGEQVHCTIHLRNPGTRDLRSVWLHETPPDPRPPLNLFLRAREPEEATRNAFDRTFAYYRWQWLMDRLRLYEGGQSAHSVDVPAGGTVEVPVELTPARRGVIRLDDLRALLPDPFGLFQRCEKLPTPPATLTVLPPRYRLPPVELPGSGRFQIGGEAATNAIGTSGEFVGLREYRPGDPIRQIHWKSWARTGRPIVRELEDTFYPRYGLVLDTFPASGHELLFEDAVSVAASFASTIDTRESLLDLMFIKDRAHTVTVGRGMARSEVLLEVLAGVEPETVPHFDTLANLVLKHREELTSCLVVLCGWSEERAAFIRQLASQGLPCTVLATGTGPAPTGFPGHWIESGQLARDLGSLPIRLKPVVAG; from the coding sequence GTGAAAGAGGCTCCGAAAGCCCGGACAGCCGACGCGCTGCTGCGCCGTCTCCACCGCACCTATTGGCGCGGCGCGGCACTCAATTACTTTTTCGCCCGCCGCGTCCGCGCGACGGGCTTCGGGGTCGGCATCGCCCTGGCCGTCACCACCGTGCTCGGCGTGGCCCAGCCCGAGAACCAGCAGCAGTTCCACGTTTACCTCGTCTTCTCGCTCACCGCGGCCTTGTTCGCGATGGCTCTCCCGCTGGCATTCTTCCGTAAACCGGGAGCTCTCGAAGCGCGCCGCGAGCTGCCACGCTACGCCACCGCCGGGGAACAGGTCCATTGCACCATCCACCTGCGCAATCCTGGCACTAGGGACCTCCGCTCCGTCTGGCTCCATGAAACGCCTCCGGATCCACGACCGCCCCTGAACTTGTTCCTGCGTGCCCGCGAACCGGAGGAGGCCACCCGCAATGCCTTCGACCGCACTTTCGCCTACTACCGGTGGCAATGGCTGATGGACCGACTGCGGCTCTACGAGGGAGGTCAATCGGCCCACTCCGTCGACGTGCCTGCCGGCGGCACCGTGGAGGTGCCCGTGGAACTGACTCCGGCGCGGCGCGGCGTGATCCGCCTGGACGACCTGCGGGCGCTGCTGCCGGATCCATTCGGGCTGTTCCAGCGCTGCGAGAAACTGCCCACCCCGCCCGCCACGCTCACCGTGCTCCCACCGCGTTACCGCCTGCCTCCAGTGGAGCTGCCGGGCAGCGGACGCTTCCAGATCGGCGGCGAGGCCGCGACCAATGCCATCGGCACCTCCGGGGAATTCGTCGGCCTGCGCGAGTACCGCCCTGGCGATCCAATCCGCCAGATCCACTGGAAAAGCTGGGCCCGCACCGGCCGACCGATCGTCCGGGAGCTGGAGGACACCTTCTATCCACGTTACGGACTGGTGCTCGATACGTTCCCCGCTTCCGGACACGAACTGCTGTTCGAAGATGCCGTGTCCGTGGCGGCCTCCTTCGCCTCCACGATCGATACCCGCGAAAGCCTGCTCGACCTGATGTTCATCAAGGACCGCGCCCACACCGTCACTGTCGGGCGCGGCATGGCCCGCTCGGAGGTGCTTCTGGAGGTGCTGGCGGGGGTGGAACCCGAAACCGTTCCTCACTTCGACACACTCGCGAACCTGGTGCTGAAGCACCGCGAGGAACTGACGTCCTGCCTGGTGGTGCTGTGCGGCTGGTCCGAGGAACGCGCCGCCTTCATCCGCCAGCTCGCCAGCCAGGGCCTGCCCTGCACCGTGCTGGCCACCGGCACCGGCCCGGCTCCCACCGGATTCCCGGGCCATTGGATCGAATCCGGTCAACTCGCCCGCGACCTTGGCTCGTTGCCCATCCGGTTGAAACCCGTGGTGGCCGGGTAA
- the argC gene encoding N-acetyl-gamma-glutamyl-phosphate reductase, with product MERIKTAIVGASGYTGMELLRLLLVHPQVELVAATSRQEAGKPIHAVFPRFRHAPAAELTFIEPDPAAIAATGAEVAFLALPHGVAADIARALLGRGLKIIDLSADFRLRDASVYAEFYGHEHPAPDLLARAVYGLPEVRADEIVKSDLIASPGCYPTSILLPLLPLLREKLIDPATIVANSMSGVSGAGRKADLTLLFVECNESVRAYGLPKHRHLSEIEQELSIAAGEKVTITFLPHLIPVNAGIHTTTTAMLAPGIDPEAIGRSLEAAYSRSAFVRVLGRGGYPDTKNVTRTNFIDIGWQYDARTGRIILLSTEDNLGKGAGGQAVQSFNHLFGLDETAGLQNF from the coding sequence ATGGAACGTATCAAAACTGCGATCGTCGGAGCGAGTGGCTACACCGGAATGGAGCTGCTGCGCTTGCTGTTGGTGCACCCTCAGGTGGAGTTGGTGGCTGCCACCTCCCGCCAGGAGGCAGGGAAGCCGATTCACGCTGTTTTCCCGCGTTTCCGCCACGCGCCGGCCGCCGAGCTGACCTTCATCGAGCCCGATCCGGCCGCCATCGCCGCCACCGGCGCGGAGGTGGCGTTCCTGGCGTTGCCCCACGGGGTGGCCGCGGACATCGCCCGCGCCCTGCTGGGCCGCGGCCTGAAAATCATCGACCTGAGCGCGGATTTCCGCCTCCGGGACGCCTCGGTTTACGCGGAATTCTACGGCCACGAGCATCCGGCCCCGGATTTGCTCGCGCGGGCGGTTTACGGCCTGCCGGAAGTGCGGGCGGACGAGATCGTGAAGTCCGATCTCATCGCGTCCCCGGGCTGCTACCCCACCAGTATCCTGCTGCCGCTACTGCCGCTGCTGCGGGAAAAACTGATCGATCCCGCCACCATCGTCGCGAACTCCATGAGCGGCGTCAGCGGCGCGGGCCGGAAAGCGGATCTGACGCTCCTCTTCGTGGAGTGCAATGAAAGCGTGCGCGCCTACGGCCTGCCGAAGCACCGCCACCTCTCCGAGATCGAGCAGGAGCTGTCCATCGCCGCGGGCGAAAAGGTCACGATCACTTTCCTGCCGCACCTGATCCCGGTGAACGCGGGTATCCACACCACCACCACGGCGATGCTCGCTCCGGGCATCGATCCGGAGGCGATCGGACGCAGCCTGGAGGCGGCCTATTCCCGCAGCGCCTTCGTGCGCGTGCTCGGCCGCGGCGGCTATCCGGACACGAAGAACGTGACCCGCACCAATTTCATCGACATCGGGTGGCAATACGACGCGCGCACCGGCCGGATCATCCTGCTCAGCACCGAGGACAACCTCGGCAAGGGCGCGGGCGGCCAGGCGGTGCAGAGTTTCAACCACTTGTTCGGCCTCGACGAGACTGCCGGATTGCAAAACTTCTGA
- a CDS encoding MoxR family ATPase, whose product MNAPTHDILPDRLMSRAHETATRLEQAVRTVVRGQDHVIRRVLACMASGGHMLLEDYPGTGKTTMAKAIAKAVSGAVFKRVQFTPDLLPSDILGISVLDPRTHEFRFHPGPVFADILLADEINRASPRTQSALLEAMGERQATIEGTRHELEGLFFVIATQNPVEFRGTYPLPEAQMDRFAMQCALGYVSADDEAAILADQVERHPVDVMEPVASREEVMDLMAATRAVRFSDELRHYVVSLVSATRGHRDIQLPASPRASLALMKAAQALSLFEGRDYVLPETIQEVAVDVIAHRLVLEPEARYSGTSARSIVAGLIERTPVPV is encoded by the coding sequence ATGAACGCTCCCACCCACGACATCCTTCCCGACCGACTGATGAGCCGCGCCCACGAGACCGCCACCCGCCTCGAACAAGCCGTCCGCACCGTGGTGCGCGGCCAGGACCATGTGATCCGCCGCGTGCTGGCGTGCATGGCTTCCGGCGGACACATGCTGCTGGAGGACTACCCCGGCACCGGCAAGACCACGATGGCCAAGGCGATCGCCAAGGCCGTGTCCGGAGCGGTGTTCAAGCGCGTCCAATTCACGCCCGATCTCCTGCCCTCGGACATCCTCGGCATCTCGGTGCTGGACCCGCGGACCCATGAGTTCCGCTTCCATCCCGGCCCGGTGTTCGCGGACATCCTGCTGGCGGATGAGATCAACCGCGCCTCCCCGCGCACCCAGAGCGCGCTGCTGGAGGCCATGGGCGAGCGCCAGGCCACGATCGAAGGCACCCGCCACGAGCTCGAAGGGCTGTTTTTCGTGATCGCCACGCAGAACCCGGTGGAATTCCGCGGCACCTATCCGCTGCCCGAAGCCCAGATGGACCGCTTCGCGATGCAGTGCGCGCTCGGCTACGTGAGCGCGGACGACGAGGCGGCGATCCTGGCCGACCAGGTGGAACGCCACCCGGTGGACGTGATGGAGCCGGTGGCCAGCCGCGAGGAGGTGATGGACCTGATGGCCGCCACCCGCGCGGTGCGTTTCTCGGACGAACTGCGCCACTACGTGGTCTCGCTGGTTTCCGCCACCCGCGGCCACCGGGACATCCAGCTTCCCGCCAGCCCGCGCGCCTCGCTGGCGCTGATGAAGGCGGCGCAGGCGCTCTCGCTCTTCGAGGGCCGCGACTACGTGCTGCCGGAAACAATCCAGGAAGTCGCCGTGGACGTCATCGCCCACCGCTTGGTGCTGGAGCCGGAGGCCCGCTACTCGGGCACCAGCGCCCGCTCGATCGTGGCGGGATTGATCGAACGCACTCCCGTGCCGGTGTGA
- the ilvC gene encoding ketol-acid reductoisomerase, with translation MAAKIYTNKDASLVPLKKKTLAVIGFGSQGHAHALNLKDSGLKVVIGLYKKSKSREVAKKLGFEVMDTADAVKAADVIFVAVPDTVIPEVYAKDIAPNLTAGKTVLFSHGFAVLFGELKLPKDINVILVAPKGPGHTVRSQFVDGKGVPGLIAIHQDATGKAKEIALSWARGIGSTRAGVFETNFREETVTDLFGEQCVLCGGASALVKAGFEVLVEAGYQPEMAYFECLHELKLIVDLMNESGLAGMRFSVSETAEWGDVSVGPKIIDGSVKKRMQKQLKEIESGKFAKDWIKEYKEGYPRFNAIRKAEAAHQIEKTGEKLRSTMSWIKQKKLKKGASQASYVSSSK, from the coding sequence ATGGCCGCGAAGATCTACACCAACAAGGACGCCTCGCTGGTGCCCCTGAAGAAGAAAACCCTCGCCGTGATCGGCTTCGGCTCCCAAGGCCACGCCCACGCGCTGAACCTCAAGGACTCCGGCCTCAAGGTCGTCATCGGTCTCTACAAGAAGTCGAAGTCCCGTGAAGTCGCCAAGAAGCTCGGCTTCGAAGTGATGGACACCGCCGACGCCGTGAAGGCCGCCGACGTGATCTTCGTGGCCGTTCCGGACACCGTGATCCCGGAAGTCTACGCGAAGGACATCGCCCCGAACCTCACCGCCGGCAAGACCGTCCTCTTCTCCCACGGCTTCGCCGTGCTCTTCGGCGAGCTGAAGCTGCCGAAGGACATCAACGTGATCCTCGTCGCCCCGAAGGGCCCGGGCCACACCGTCCGCTCCCAGTTCGTCGACGGCAAGGGCGTTCCCGGCCTGATCGCGATCCACCAGGACGCCACCGGCAAGGCCAAGGAAATCGCCCTCTCCTGGGCCCGCGGCATCGGCTCCACCCGTGCCGGCGTGTTCGAAACCAACTTCCGCGAGGAAACCGTCACCGACCTCTTCGGTGAGCAGTGCGTGCTTTGCGGCGGCGCTTCCGCCCTCGTGAAGGCCGGTTTCGAAGTGCTCGTCGAGGCTGGCTACCAGCCGGAGATGGCCTACTTCGAGTGCCTCCACGAGCTGAAGCTCATCGTCGACCTGATGAACGAGTCCGGCCTGGCCGGCATGCGCTTCTCGGTCTCCGAAACCGCCGAGTGGGGCGACGTTTCCGTGGGTCCGAAGATCATCGACGGCTCCGTCAAGAAGCGGATGCAGAAGCAGCTCAAGGAAATCGAGTCCGGCAAGTTCGCCAAGGACTGGATCAAGGAGTACAAGGAAGGCTACCCGCGCTTCAACGCGATCCGCAAGGCCGAGGCCGCGCACCAGATCGAGAAGACCGGCGAGAAGCTCCGCTCCACGATGAGCTGGATCAAGCAGAAGAAGCTCAAGAAGGGTGCCTCCCAGGCCTCCTACGTGTCTTCCTCCAAGTAA
- the argJ gene encoding bifunctional glutamate N-acetyltransferase/amino-acid acetyltransferase ArgJ produces MDFPFTRIKGGVGAPKGFLTSAVACGIKNPAVERLDLALIYSERPCTSAGTFTTNRVKAAPVKVSQAHLRKDDLRAIVVNSGNANACTGVQGIHDANAMCDAVAKPLGLKRNEIGVCSTGVIGLPMPMMRIEPKFEELVSQLSTRNGPEVAAAIITSDTRPKEVSIAFDLGGHRVRIGGCVKGAGMISPSMATMLCFITTDANIPSDSLRKSVLECVENSFNRITIDGDMSTNDTVLVLANGASEMPAIRRGSALCKQFRAALQWVMLELAKAVVRDGERVTKFVTVDVKGARTYLDAKKVAEAVCKSALVKSSWNGGDPNWGRILHAVGYSRARIREELVDIHIGGKAACLGGLQTTTPMEELRAVVAEPEFNIVISLNQGDADYTMYSSDLSPEYIDFNRSEYAYWKQARKDGLV; encoded by the coding sequence ATGGACTTCCCCTTCACCCGGATCAAAGGCGGCGTCGGAGCGCCGAAAGGCTTTCTCACGTCCGCGGTCGCCTGCGGCATCAAGAATCCCGCCGTCGAGCGCCTCGATCTGGCCTTGATCTATTCCGAGCGTCCCTGCACCTCCGCGGGCACGTTCACCACCAACCGCGTGAAGGCGGCTCCGGTGAAGGTCAGCCAGGCGCACCTGCGCAAGGATGACCTGCGCGCCATAGTGGTGAACTCCGGCAACGCCAACGCCTGCACCGGCGTGCAGGGGATCCACGATGCCAACGCGATGTGCGATGCCGTGGCGAAGCCGCTCGGCCTGAAGCGCAACGAGATCGGCGTGTGCTCCACCGGCGTGATCGGCCTGCCGATGCCGATGATGCGCATCGAGCCGAAGTTCGAGGAACTCGTCTCGCAGCTCAGCACGAGGAACGGTCCGGAAGTCGCCGCGGCCATCATCACCAGCGATACGCGCCCGAAGGAGGTCTCCATCGCCTTCGATCTGGGCGGCCACCGCGTCCGCATCGGCGGCTGCGTGAAGGGCGCGGGCATGATTTCCCCGAGCATGGCCACCATGCTCTGCTTCATCACCACCGACGCGAACATCCCCAGCGACTCGCTGCGGAAGTCCGTGCTGGAGTGCGTGGAAAACAGCTTCAACCGCATCACCATCGACGGTGACATGAGCACGAACGACACCGTGCTGGTGCTGGCGAACGGGGCCAGCGAGATGCCCGCCATCCGCCGCGGCAGCGCCCTGTGCAAGCAGTTCCGCGCCGCCCTGCAGTGGGTGATGCTGGAGCTCGCCAAGGCCGTCGTGCGCGATGGCGAGCGCGTCACCAAGTTCGTGACCGTGGATGTGAAGGGGGCCCGCACTTACCTCGACGCCAAGAAGGTGGCCGAGGCGGTCTGCAAGTCCGCCCTGGTGAAATCCTCCTGGAACGGCGGCGACCCGAACTGGGGCCGTATCCTCCACGCCGTCGGCTACTCCCGCGCCCGCATCCGCGAGGAGCTGGTGGACATCCACATCGGCGGCAAGGCGGCCTGCCTCGGTGGCCTCCAGACCACCACGCCGATGGAGGAGCTGCGCGCCGTGGTCGCCGAGCCGGAGTTCAACATCGTGATCTCCCTGAACCAGGGCGACGCCGACTACACCATGTATTCCAGCGACCTCTCGCCGGAGTACATCGACTTCAACCGCTCCGAATACGCCTACTGGAAGCAGGCGCGGAAGGACGGGCTGGTTTGA
- a CDS encoding protein-L-isoaspartate(D-aspartate) O-methyltransferase, translated as MDYTRARERMVRDQIEARGVREPRVLAAMREVPREQFVPTALLPWACEDQPLSIGRGQTISQPYMVALMTELLGAGPDSTVLEIGAGCGYQSSVLSRLVKHVCAIERDEVLAEETSKRLVGMGCGNVELIHGDGFLGWPGLQPRFERILVACAAEELPTALLDQLAPGGRLVIPVGPPDTKQDLTLVDRDQAGVLHTQVILPVRFVPMVHGSV; from the coding sequence ATGGATTACACCCGGGCACGCGAGCGCATGGTGAGGGATCAGATCGAGGCGCGTGGCGTCCGCGAGCCGCGCGTGCTCGCGGCGATGCGCGAGGTGCCGCGCGAGCAATTCGTGCCGACGGCGCTGCTGCCCTGGGCCTGTGAGGACCAGCCGCTGTCCATCGGCCGCGGCCAGACGATTTCCCAGCCCTACATGGTGGCCCTGATGACGGAGCTGCTGGGGGCGGGCCCGGACTCCACCGTGCTGGAGATCGGCGCGGGCTGTGGCTACCAGAGCTCGGTGCTGTCGCGGCTGGTGAAGCATGTGTGCGCCATTGAACGGGATGAGGTGCTCGCGGAGGAAACCTCCAAACGCCTCGTCGGGATGGGCTGCGGCAACGTCGAGCTGATCCACGGCGATGGCTTTCTCGGCTGGCCGGGGCTTCAGCCGCGTTTCGAGCGCATCCTGGTGGCCTGTGCGGCCGAGGAGCTGCCGACCGCGCTGTTGGATCAATTGGCTCCCGGTGGCCGCCTGGTGATCCCTGTGGGCCCTCCTGACACGAAACAGGACCTCACTCTGGTGGATCGCGATCAGGCGGGCGTCCTGCACACACAGGTCATCCTGCCGGTCCGCTTCGTGCCGATGGTTCACGGCAGCGTGTGA